GCGTTGCTGTTCCCGGCCACGCTGTCACTGATCAACCGGCTGTTTGCCGAAGGGCCGCCGCGCAACCGGGCGCTGGCGATCTGGGGCGGGGCAGGGGCCAGCGGCCTGACGTTAGGCTCACTGGCGGGCGGCCTGCTGACCAGCCTCTGGGGCTGGCCGGCGGTCTTCTACGTCAACGTGGTGCTGGCCGCACTGGCGATGGCGGCGGCCTGCGTGGTGCTGCCAAAAGATATACTGCCCACTGTGCGCCGCCACTTCGACCTTGCTGGCGCGCTGACCGTCACTGTCGGCGCGACCCTGCTGGTCTACGCGCTGGTACAGGGGCCGGAGGAGGGCTTTGGCTCCGCGCCGATTCTGTCAGCGCTGCTGCTGGCGGCCTTTTCCCTGCTGGCCTTTGTGGTGGCCGAGCGCCGCAGCCATGACCCGCTGATGCCGGTACGCCTGTTCGCCAATCGCCATCTGGTGATCGCCATGCTCATCACCTTCGTCTACATGGGCACCTTTGGCGCGCTGCCCTACTTCCTGACGCTGCTGTTCCAGCAAGTATGGGGTTACAGCGCCTTGCAGACCGGGCTGGCGTTTATCGTGCCTTCGCTGGCGATTTTCGCTGGCACGCAGTGTGGGGCGCGACTGGCGAACCGCCTGCCGGTGCGCACCGCCCTCGCCGTGGGCTTCATCACCGGCATTGCCGGCACGCTGGGTTTGGCATTGGCGGCGCTGGCTGGCATGGGCTATGCGTCCATCGTGCCGGGGTTGATCATCTCGGGCGTCGGGCAGGGCATTGTCTGGACGGCCATGTGGATCGCGGCCTCCGCCGGTGTCACCCCGCAGGAGCAGGGCGTCGCCTCGGGCATGGCCTCCACCACCCTGAATGTCGGTAACGCCATTGGCATCGCGCTCCTGATCGCCTGCGCCAACGGTGCGACGCACAGTTTCGCGCTGGTTGCCCAGCACGCCTTCTATCTGGCGGCGGCCGGCATGGTGCTTGGCCTGTTCATTGCGCTGGGACTACCGCGCCCGGTGAACGTGCGGGCGTGGCAATAGCGACGCCTAAATTCACTGCATAGACTGAAATGGGTACAAAAAAGCCGGCAATTGCCGGCTTCTTTTTACTCCTGCTCGAGGGCATTGGTGACGTTGCTGATGGCACGTACCACCTGTTCAGAGCTTTGCTGGATTTCGCTGATCACCCCGCCCGCCTGATGGGCCAGATCGACCCCCTGATCGGCGCGCTTGAGGTTAGATTCAATCCCCTTCAGCGCTTTCGCTGCCAGCAGGTGGTTCTGCTGCACCATGTTTTCAATTTCGCTGGTGGAGCGGTTGATGTTGGCGGCCAGCGTCCGCACCTCATTCGCCACCACCGCGAAGCTGCGTCCCTGTGCTCCGGCACGCGCCGCCTCAATCGCCGCGTTGATGGCAATCAGGTTGGTGTGGCTGGCGATGCTACGGATGCTCTCCACCAGGCTGCCAATGCGCTCCGAGGAGTCGCTCAGATCGGAGATGTCGCCGGAGATGCCATTCAGTTCGCCAGCCAGCGCATTGATGTTCTGCACGCTGTTTTCAATCACGTTCGCGCCAAGGCGCGTGCTCTCGTTGGTCTGCAACGCGGTATGGTACGCCTGCTGGGCGGCGTCCCGCTCCATCTTGTTCTTCTCCACCTGCGCGGTGACGTTGGTGGCGAACTTCACCACTTTATAGAGCGCACCCTTATTGTCGAATACCGGGTTGTAGGTGGCGCGCAGCCAGATGGTGCGCCCCTGCTTGTCTACGCGCGAGAACTGGCCAGAGATAAACTCGCCCCGGTTGAGCTTTTGCCAGAACGTCCGGTACTCCGGGCTGGTGCGCAGCGCCTCGGAACAGAACAGGCTGTGGTGCACTCCCTCAATCTCTTTGGCCTGATAGCCCATGGTCTTCAGGAAGTTATCATTGGCGGTCAGCACTTCGCCCTTCAGGTTAAAGGCGATGACCGCCATCGAACGCTCAATGGCCGCGGTCATGGCGCGCTGTTCCTGCGCATCAATGATGCTGGCAGTGATGTCGGTCGCCAGCTTGACGATTTTGATCACGCGACCATGACGATCCGGCACCGGCACATAGTTGGCCTCCAGCCAGACCGGGCGGCTGTGCTTTGCCAGCCGCATAAACTTATCGCTGAATTTTTCACCGCGCCGCAGCCGCTGCCAAAAATCGCGGTACTGCGCCGAGTGCACCAGATCGGGCGGGCAGAACATGCTGTGATGCTGGCCGATCACCTCACTGGCCTGATAGTCCATGCAGTCCAAAAACAGCGGGTTGGCGGTAATGATGGTGCCATCGGGTGTGAACTCAATCATGGCAATGGAATCATTCAACGAACTCAGCGTCGCCATTGAATGCGTTTTTTTCTGCCACGCAAGGCGTGACAAAATTCCTGATGTAATAGTGGAAAACATGTAAACCTTTCATTGTGATTATTGTATACAGGTTGGTTATCGGCAGGCGGGCAGGGGAGTTGAATGAATTTGCTTCACATCGCCGCTCTGGAGAGGGCACAGATTGCTCACGCTCCCCCCTGCATCTGACTAATCGTTGAGAAAGTGCATGGCTCGCCTGAATTCAGCCCTCTTGGAAAACGGCGAGCCTTTTGGCGGGGTCTTTGTGTGTCACTTCGCTTGACGGAGGGAGGCATTCAGCAAAGCGATCGCCCCGTCGATGGCTTTCACATAGCGCTCTTCATCCTGGTAGGCGCGTGCAAGTACGGCACCCCCCTGTATCAGGGCCAGCAGCGAAACCGCCAGATGCTCCGGGTTGACCTGTTCTGGCAATGCGCCTTCATCCTTGGCCTGCATGAGTTTTCGCGTCAAATGGGTGTGTATCGCGTCAAAAAAGGCCTTAACCGGGCCGCGTAACTCATCGTGCTCAATCGAAGCTTCATTGACCAGCCGCCCAAAACGGCAGCCGCGCACACTGTCCCGTTTAAGCTGCAGATAGCGCTGTACGATTTCAAGCGGTGGGCCGTCTTCCTCAAAAAAGGCATTGATGCGGGCTATATCACTTTCCGCAATCTCATTCATGGCCTCGCCAGCGAGGGCAAGTTTCGATGGAAAATGGTGATAAAGGCTGCCGGGTCTGGCCGCGCTGCGCTCCTGAATGTCGCGCGGCGACATGGACTCGAACCCCACTTCCCAGAGAAGCTCTTTGGTCGCTTCCAGCAATTTTTCACGCTTTGGTGATCTAGGCATCTAACATTTCCTGTCAAAAAGTATGGCGGTTCAGTTTTTCTGAACGCCCTGATACAGCGTCTGCTCAAACCCATTGAATAGCGCCATGATCCGCTCATCGTAAAACGGCCAGACTTGGGTGAACAGCGCGCCCGCCACCTTGGTGACCGGGTCGATCCAGTAGTGGGTGTTGAGCGCACCTGCCCAGGCAGCACTGCCTGCACTGCGCCCATAAGGGCCGGGCTGTGTATTGATGTCGAATGAAAACCCCCACTTGTGCGGCATATCGGGGAAAAGGTCAAAATTGTTGGAGCGGGAGGGGTAATGGCTCACCATCTCAGCAACATCCAGTTCACCCATCTGATTGCTCAACATTGAGGCAACGGTCTCAGGTGCCAAGATGCTAGCCCCATTAAAACTGCCACCATTAAGCAGCATTTGCAGGAAAGCCATATAGTTACGCGGCGTGCTGAACAGGCCGGTGCCAGCCAGTGAAAAATCGGTCTGCTGTGGGGATTCATAGGGCGCGGAGGTTAAGGAGCCATCTGCTTCCCTCTGGGCCGCCGTCGCGGTGCGGGCACGCTGCTCATCACTGATCATGAACCCGGTATCATGCATACCCAGCGGCAAAAAGATGTTGTCGCGGAAGTACTCTTCCAGCCCCTGCCCGCTGACGGCTTCAACCAGCATGCCCACCCATTCGATCGACATCCCATATTGCCAGCGCTCACCGGGGTCAAATTCCAGCGGCACGCCTAACGCCGCTTTTTGCCCGGAGAAGACAGCGGGCGTGCCCGTCACCTCTTCATAGCGGGCCAGGGTTTTACTCCAGAGTGAATAGGTATAGCCAGAGGTATGGGTAAGCAGGTGGCGCACTGTGATTGGCCGTTTTGCCGGGCGCAGTAGGGGGGTGCCGTCTGGAGAGAATCCTTCCAGCACCTGCGGTGCCGCCAGTTCCGGCAGAAAATCCGCCGCCAGCTGGTCAACGTGCAGCTTGCCCTGCTCAACAAGCTGCATACAGGCAACCGCCGTCACGGCTTTCGTCATGGAAAGCACCCAAAAAATGGTATCGGGCGTCATCGGCGAGGGGCTGCCCAGCCCGGTGAGGCCCGCGGCACCCTCATAAATCACGCCCTCTGGTGTGGCCGCCATGGCGACCACGCCAGGTGCCACGCCTTCCTCAACGGCCAGCGACAGGCTTTGGTTTAACGCTTCGGTTTGCATCGATAAAAACGCTTTGCACTCGGTCATTTTGATTTCATCTCAAAGAAGCGGGAGACCCCGAAAGCTGCACGCTATCATTTGAGCGACTAGTTGGTCAATTGAAGGGATAGAGATTTACCGACTAGTCGCTCAAATGCAGGATGATGTTTCTATTGGCGAATTATCGGTTACTGCTGGCTCAGAGATGGTCGGCGAAATAAGCCCTGACGGCGGCCACCGCGGCCCGGATATGGGGCTGGCCGCGCAGCTCTCCGTGCCAGACCAGATAACAGGACTGGGAGGGCGCTGTAATGGCCGTTTCAACCGGCATGAGATCTGCCATACGCGGATCGGCGCGCGCAAAGGCACCAAGGCCAGCTCCCGATCGCGCTGCGTCAATCAAGGTTTCAACAGAGTCCGACCGAAAGACAAAACGTGTGGCTCCCAGCGTCCTGAGCCACTGTTCGTGCGGCAGATGCTTCCACTTCTCTTCCAGACCGACAAACGTTAGCCCAGACACTGTCTCCGCACTGAGGCGTCGTGACGGCAGGTAGCGGTTGAGATATTCCGGGCATCCGAACAAACCAAACTGCAATTCGCCCAGTAAATGCTCAACCAGCACGTTTGAGTCTGAACGCACCAGTCGAACCGCCATGTCAGCCTCGCGCGCAGCGACGTCAGCCGTCCGGCTCTCCCCAATGAGTTCTATGCAGATCCGGGGGTGCTCCCGCTGAAAAGGCAGCAGTGCACGAGCCAGCGTCGGCACCAACCCTCCCGGTGCGCTGAGACGGATAGTGCCAGCCATTTCAGTCTGGTCACGCTCCAGCGCGGCAAGGCTGGACTCAAAGCGCTCCGCTAGCTGAACCAACCGGAGTGCCTCCTGATTTAGGGTGGTTCCGGACTGGTGGCGGTGAACCAACTGCCTGCCTGCGGCTGCTTCCAGTGCATCAAGACGCCGGGCGGTGGTGGATGTTGAGATGCGTAGCGCTTTTCCGGTGGCCAGCAAGCTTCCATGCCGGTGTATCGCGAGCAGGATACGCAGATCGTCCCAAGAGAGTCTTTCCATATTCGGGAATTCAATTACCTTTAATGTGCATATCCGGATACTACAGCGCCCGTTAAACTCACCGCCATGAAAATTTCACTGATAGGCGCAGGCCGCATTGGCAGCGCAATAGCCTTTTCTCTGAGCAAGGCCGGACATGATGTCACTCTGGTGGCGCGGGGTGCCCGTTTCGATCATCTAAGGCGTCATGGCACCCTGATGACCACACAGGGTGACTGTGCGCCGGTGAAGGCGGTTTCATCGCTTTTAACGGACATTGTGTATGATCTGGTCATCGTCACGGTGCCAGAACATCAGATTCAGCCCCTTTTGGCGGATCTATCAACATGTTCGGCGAAGCAGGTTCTGTTCATGTTTAACACGTTCCGTGGCTGTGAGCCTTACCGGGCAGGGGTAGGGGTGGCGCGTTTCGCGTTCGGGTTTCCGAATATGGCGGCTTCCCTGCATGATCACCGGTTGAGTTTTCGGGCCGATGGCCCCGGTATGGTCAGTACGCTAACGGATCATGCGCTGGTCAGCCTTTTCAAAGACGCAGGTCTGCCGGCTGAATATGAAAGCGATATGGACGCCTTTCTGCGCAGCCATGTGGCGCTGGCCGTACCGTTTTTTCTCGCCGCGCTTAGCACCTGGAACCGAAATTACGGACTGACATGGCGCGAGGCGCGGAAATTGGAGAAAGTCTGGGGCATTGGCTTTGCGCTGGTGAAAAGTCTCGGGCACCCTTTCAGACCGAACATGATCGCGATGCTGTCACGTATGCCCTCCCTCATGCGGGCTGCTTTTCTATGGGGATTTAGCCGGACAGAGCTGGTTCGGCAGACGGGAGCATTTGGCCCGGAAGAATCACGCTGGTTGCTGGACGACATGGCAGCCGCTTCGCCCGCGCGTGCCGCCGAGCTAAGGGTTTTCCGCCCCTAATGTAATGAATGACGCTTTGTCTGCTGAGGCGAGGCCTCACATCGCAGCGTAGAGTGAGTGCCAATTTGCGACGGCACAGGAGCGAGCATTGGTCGGCACTTTTACCTTTAGGGCCGTCCCGATGCTTCACCCTGACAACAATGACACTCTTGTCGTGATTTTCTGCAACACGTTTAACCAAGGGCAGCCCATGTCGCAGGCGCGTATGCCCATCGAACCACCTGTTCGCTGACTTGGGTTACATCGACATCTCTTGGGCGGACTTCAGGTGCTGTTCAACCACCGGCGTGTGCGCCTCGGCCAGTGCCTTCACATCCGGGTCTGTGATATTTTTGGCGTCACTCTGCAACTCCGACAGCACCATCTTGTGGTCTTTGGTGCCGGCATTTTCCATATACATCTTGTCAAATTCGCTGCCGCTCTGCTCTTCAAGTTTGGTGGCCATGGCCTTGTGTTTCGCGTCCGGCTCCGTCGGCAGTGCTACGCCTTTTTGCTGGGCGACCGTCTGTACCTTGGTCAAGGCACTGCCGTGGTCTTCGATCATCTTCTGAGCGAATGCTTTGACGTTGCTGCTTTGGGCTTTACTCAGCGCGATCTTGGCGGCGGCGATCTCGTTGATATTGGCCTGCGCCATATCCTTTATCGCTTTTTCATCACCGGCGCTGAGTGTGGCGCCCGACGCGGCCTGGCTGGCGGCACTGCCCTGCGCGGCGCTTGCTGGCGCCTGGGCTTGCACGCCGACAGCACTGAACATCGCCACGACTGCCGATGCGGCAAGCAGCCCTTTCAAGGTTTTACTTTTTTGCATTTTGCTCTCCTGATGGTCATGGGGAGGCTGGGGGCAGGTAATTCACTCTGCGCAGCCTCGTATGCACATTGCAACTGCACTAGTCAGTATAGTGGCTCAATGAGTTAAGGCAGCGGAAATGCCGGGGAGCTGAAGAGTGCGGATCGGGCTTCTCGCCCAACGTGGCGGTCTTATCGCATTTTGGCAGGGGCTACGCCTCTGCCAGATGCTGGCGCAGTGGGTGTTATGCGGAGAGCAGGGCGCGCTTGAATGAGAAGATATGCGCCCGCGCGGCTTCGGCGGCGCGCTGCGTATCGCCAGATGCCAGCGCGGCAATGATTTCATTATGTTCGGCGATCACTTCATCCATATGTGCCACGTTGGAAAGGGTAGTGGCCCAAAAGCGCTGTGCTTGCGCATGGATCACGCTAAGGATATCGACCAGACGACGATTGCCCGCAATCTCGGCCAACGCCTGATGGAATTCGCGGTCCAGCAGCATCATCTGCTCGCGGCTGCGTAACTGGCTTGCCTCGGCAATTTGCTGATTAAGGTATCGCAGGTGTTGAAGCTGTGCTTCCCCCACCTTCTGGCTGGCCAGCTCAACACAGAGGGTTTCATTGACCAGCCGCACCTCAATTAACTCCAGCGCATCATCAATCGATAAGGGTGCCACCATGACCCCCTTGCGCGGAATAATTTGCAGCAGACCTTCGGTCGCGAGGCGATGAACCGCCTGATTCACCGGCGTACGGCCGATCTCTAAATCATCCATCACCTGCGCGGTGTTCAGGTACTCGCCGGGTTTGTAGCGCAGCGTAATTAACCTATGCCTGAAGGCCAGATAGGCTTGCTCATTGAGGGAGAGGGCCTTATCAACACTGCCTGATTTTACCTTTGCCGCCATAGATTCACTCATCACCACCATCCTGTTTGTTGCCCTGAAGACATAGTACACAAAAATCTGGCATGAAAATCGCTTAGTTGAAATTAGTGTGAAATTTCACTGTAATTTTTCAATCGGAGGTTTTCTCATGCACTTGCAGTTCATAACCGGCGACAAAGCCGCGACCACCCTGAACGTCAACGTTACGCATTTCATTATTGCCGGTTGGGCCGGCCGCGATATGGAGGCGGTGCTGCACCATATCAGGGAGTTGGAGGCACTCGGCGTGCCCGCTCCCGGTGCAGTGCCGCTCTTTTACCGCGTCGCGACCAACCAGCTCAGCCAGCAAGCGCAACTTGAAGTGGTTGGCGAGCAGACCTCCGGCGAAGCCGAACCGTTTGTCTTCTCATACCGCGGCGAGTTGTGGGTTTCCCTCACGTCGGATCACACCGACCGCCATCTGGAAACCTTCAGTGTCGCGCTCTCCAAGCAGGCGTGTATCAAGCCGGTCGCCAGCACTGCGTGGCGCATGAGTGACGTCGCCGCACATTGGGATGCGCTTGAACTTACATCATGGATCAAAGAACAGGGCGAATGGGTGGTTTATCAGCAGGGCACGCTGGCATCACTGCTAACACCACAGGATTTGCTCGCACGCTATCTCAACGGCGGCGTAGCGGAAGAGGGCGTTGCAATGTCCTGCGGCACGCTGGGCGCAATTGGCGGTATCCGCCCATCCAGCGAATTCCGTATGGCGCTACATGATCCGGTGCTCAACCGCACGCTGGAACACGCTTATAGCACCGGCGCACTGCCGGTGGTGGCATAAGGAGAGTGCCGATGACCACACTCTGGCAAGCAAGCCAACAGTTGCAGAGCGGTGATGCCACGCCCGACGCCTTCACTGAAGCCGCGTTGCAGGCCGCGCACGATCCTGAACAACAGGGCGCATTGGTGTTCACCCAACGCTACACCGCCTCGGGCAGCCCGGCCAAGGCCCGCTGGCAAGCGAAGCAGGCGTTAAGCGCAATCGATGGATTGCCGATCAGCATCAAGGATCTGTTCGATGTCAAAGGCGAGGCGACAACGGCCGGTTCACGTTTGCTGGCTGATGCGCCGGTTGCGGCCGCCAATGCCAGCGTCGTCGATAAGCTGCTGCACGCGGGTGCCGCCATCGTCGGCAAAACCAATATGACGGAGTTCGCTTTCTCAGGCTTGGGTATCAACCCCCATTACGGCACGCCAGTCAATCCGTGGCAGCGCGATCAGCAGCGCATTCCGGGCGGCTCCTCCTCTGGCGCCGCCGTTGCGGTGGCTGAGGGCATGTGCCTTGGCGCGGTGGGCACCGATACCGGCGGTTCGGTGCGCATTCCTGCCGCACTGTGTGGCCTGACCGGTTTCAAACCCACGGCTAAGCGCATCAACCAAACCGGCACCTTGCCGCTGTCAACTTCACTCGACAGCATTGGCGTCATCGCTGATGACGTGCGCAGTTGCTGGTTGCTGGATAGCATCATTGCCGACCAGCCACTGGCGCTACAGTCGCTTGACCTGCATGACGCGCGTTTTGCCGTGCCGCAAACGCGTGTGCTGGAGGGGCTGGATCAGCATGTGGCGCAGGCCTGGCAGCGTGCCATCACTATCCTGAGGCAGGCTGGCGCTACGATTATCGACATCGCTTTGCCTGAGCTGGATGCGCTGAACGCCATGAATGCGCGAGGCGGCATCACGGCGTATGAAGCCTGGCAGTGGCATAAAAACACCGCCCAAGCACAACCTGATGCGTACGATCCCCATGTGTTGGCGCGCGTCCAGCGCGGCAGCCCTCTCACCGAGCAGGATGCGGCTGAGCTTTACCAGCAGCGCAGCGCCTGGCAGAAACGCATCAACGCGGCATTGGGCGATGTTAATGCGCTCATCATGCCCACCGTTCCTCTTATCGCACCGACCATTGCGTCACTCAATGATGCACAGCGCTACATGGAGGTTAACGCGTTGATGCTACGTAACCCCAGCATTATCAACATGCTGGACGGTTGTGCCCTCTCTTTACCCTGCCACCAACCCGGCAGTGCACCGGTTGGCCTGAGCCTTGCTTCGATTCATGGTGATGACGCCCGCTTAATCAGCTGGGCGCTGGCCGTGGAAACTGCCCTTAACTGGAGATCCCGATAATGACTCAACCCCACGGCATGTTGTTTGTCGCCACCAACGTTGGCGCTGAAGATGAAGCAGACTTTAACCAATGGTATGACCATGAACACGTAGAGGAGCGCGTAG
The nucleotide sequence above comes from Nissabacter sp. SGAir0207. Encoded proteins:
- a CDS encoding MFS transporter — protein: MTVPSPLLAANRTGSLALLAFAQLIYSLDINIVFVSLPEIGAGLGFSGQTLQWVVSAYTVCCGGFLLLGGRAADLLGQRRMFMVALAIYALSSLMGGLAWNPMVIVVARAVQGIGAALLFPATLSLINRLFAEGPPRNRALAIWGGAGASGLTLGSLAGGLLTSLWGWPAVFYVNVVLAALAMAAACVVLPKDILPTVRRHFDLAGALTVTVGATLLVYALVQGPEEGFGSAPILSALLLAAFSLLAFVVAERRSHDPLMPVRLFANRHLVIAMLITFVYMGTFGALPYFLTLLFQQVWGYSALQTGLAFIVPSLAIFAGTQCGARLANRLPVRTALAVGFITGIAGTLGLALAALAGMGYASIVPGLIISGVGQGIVWTAMWIAASAGVTPQEQGVASGMASTTLNVGNAIGIALLIACANGATHSFALVAQHAFYLAAAGMVLGLFIALGLPRPVNVRAWQ
- a CDS encoding PAS domain-containing methyl-accepting chemotaxis protein; the encoded protein is MFSTITSGILSRLAWQKKTHSMATLSSLNDSIAMIEFTPDGTIITANPLFLDCMDYQASEVIGQHHSMFCPPDLVHSAQYRDFWQRLRRGEKFSDKFMRLAKHSRPVWLEANYVPVPDRHGRVIKIVKLATDITASIIDAQEQRAMTAAIERSMAVIAFNLKGEVLTANDNFLKTMGYQAKEIEGVHHSLFCSEALRTSPEYRTFWQKLNRGEFISGQFSRVDKQGRTIWLRATYNPVFDNKGALYKVVKFATNVTAQVEKNKMERDAAQQAYHTALQTNESTRLGANVIENSVQNINALAGELNGISGDISDLSDSSERIGSLVESIRSIASHTNLIAINAAIEAARAGAQGRSFAVVANEVRTLAANINRSTSEIENMVQQNHLLAAKALKGIESNLKRADQGVDLAHQAGGVISEIQQSSEQVVRAISNVTNALEQE
- a CDS encoding TetR/AcrR family transcriptional regulator; its protein translation is MPRSPKREKLLEATKELLWEVGFESMSPRDIQERSAARPGSLYHHFPSKLALAGEAMNEIAESDIARINAFFEEDGPPLEIVQRYLQLKRDSVRGCRFGRLVNEASIEHDELRGPVKAFFDAIHTHLTRKLMQAKDEGALPEQVNPEHLAVSLLALIQGGAVLARAYQDEERYVKAIDGAIALLNASLRQAK
- a CDS encoding beta-lactamase family protein, which produces MTECKAFLSMQTEALNQSLSLAVEEGVAPGVVAMAATPEGVIYEGAAGLTGLGSPSPMTPDTIFWVLSMTKAVTAVACMQLVEQGKLHVDQLAADFLPELAAPQVLEGFSPDGTPLLRPAKRPITVRHLLTHTSGYTYSLWSKTLARYEEVTGTPAVFSGQKAALGVPLEFDPGERWQYGMSIEWVGMLVEAVSGQGLEEYFRDNIFLPLGMHDTGFMISDEQRARTATAAQREADGSLTSAPYESPQQTDFSLAGTGLFSTPRNYMAFLQMLLNGGSFNGASILAPETVASMLSNQMGELDVAEMVSHYPSRSNNFDLFPDMPHKWGFSFDINTQPGPYGRSAGSAAWAGALNTHYWIDPVTKVAGALFTQVWPFYDERIMALFNGFEQTLYQGVQKN
- a CDS encoding LysR family transcriptional regulator, with translation MERLSWDDLRILLAIHRHGSLLATGKALRISTSTTARRLDALEAAAGRQLVHRHQSGTTLNQEALRLVQLAERFESSLAALERDQTEMAGTIRLSAPGGLVPTLARALLPFQREHPRICIELIGESRTADVAAREADMAVRLVRSDSNVLVEHLLGELQFGLFGCPEYLNRYLPSRRLSAETVSGLTFVGLEEKWKHLPHEQWLRTLGATRFVFRSDSVETLIDAARSGAGLGAFARADPRMADLMPVETAITAPSQSCYLVWHGELRGQPHIRAAVAAVRAYFADHL
- a CDS encoding ketopantoate reductase family protein, which codes for MKISLIGAGRIGSAIAFSLSKAGHDVTLVARGARFDHLRRHGTLMTTQGDCAPVKAVSSLLTDIVYDLVIVTVPEHQIQPLLADLSTCSAKQVLFMFNTFRGCEPYRAGVGVARFAFGFPNMAASLHDHRLSFRADGPGMVSTLTDHALVSLFKDAGLPAEYESDMDAFLRSHVALAVPFFLAALSTWNRNYGLTWREARKLEKVWGIGFALVKSLGHPFRPNMIAMLSRMPSLMRAAFLWGFSRTELVRQTGAFGPEESRWLLDDMAAASPARAAELRVFRP
- a CDS encoding DUF4142 domain-containing protein yields the protein MQKSKTLKGLLAASAVVAMFSAVGVQAQAPASAAQGSAASQAASGATLSAGDEKAIKDMAQANINEIAAAKIALSKAQSSNVKAFAQKMIEDHGSALTKVQTVAQQKGVALPTEPDAKHKAMATKLEEQSGSEFDKMYMENAGTKDHKMVLSELQSDAKNITDPDVKALAEAHTPVVEQHLKSAQEMSM
- a CDS encoding GntR family transcriptional regulator; this translates as MSESMAAKVKSGSVDKALSLNEQAYLAFRHRLITLRYKPGEYLNTAQVMDDLEIGRTPVNQAVHRLATEGLLQIIPRKGVMVAPLSIDDALELIEVRLVNETLCVELASQKVGEAQLQHLRYLNQQIAEASQLRSREQMMLLDREFHQALAEIAGNRRLVDILSVIHAQAQRFWATTLSNVAHMDEVIAEHNEIIAALASGDTQRAAEAARAHIFSFKRALLSA
- a CDS encoding DUF2848 domain-containing protein, which gives rise to MHLQFITGDKAATTLNVNVTHFIIAGWAGRDMEAVLHHIRELEALGVPAPGAVPLFYRVATNQLSQQAQLEVVGEQTSGEAEPFVFSYRGELWVSLTSDHTDRHLETFSVALSKQACIKPVASTAWRMSDVAAHWDALELTSWIKEQGEWVVYQQGTLASLLTPQDLLARYLNGGVAEEGVAMSCGTLGAIGGIRPSSEFRMALHDPVLNRTLEHAYSTGALPVVA
- a CDS encoding amidase produces the protein MTTLWQASQQLQSGDATPDAFTEAALQAAHDPEQQGALVFTQRYTASGSPAKARWQAKQALSAIDGLPISIKDLFDVKGEATTAGSRLLADAPVAAANASVVDKLLHAGAAIVGKTNMTEFAFSGLGINPHYGTPVNPWQRDQQRIPGGSSSGAAVAVAEGMCLGAVGTDTGGSVRIPAALCGLTGFKPTAKRINQTGTLPLSTSLDSIGVIADDVRSCWLLDSIIADQPLALQSLDLHDARFAVPQTRVLEGLDQHVAQAWQRAITILRQAGATIIDIALPELDALNAMNARGGITAYEAWQWHKNTAQAQPDAYDPHVLARVQRGSPLTEQDAAELYQQRSAWQKRINAALGDVNALIMPTVPLIAPTIASLNDAQRYMEVNALMLRNPSIINMLDGCALSLPCHQPGSAPVGLSLASIHGDDARLISWALAVETALNWRSR